CCCAGCGCGGCGCACGCCGCGGCGATTTCATCTTCGGCCTGGTAGGTCATCACGCCGAAGTTTTTGTAGCGGCTCAGCTCGTGGAGCATGTCCGACGCCGGCGTGATCGGGTACGCGCCATAGAAGATCGGCAACCCGCTCTTCTGGCTCGCCGCCACGATCCCCAGCGCCAGCGCCTGGGCGCCCTGGATGGCGCGGTACCGGCCCGGCTTCAGCTTGGCGGGGCTCACTTCGTAGCGGATGACGAACTCCTCCGTCGTCTCGCCATAGTGGAAGCCTTTTTTCAGGAGGTTCAGGTTGGCCTCCAGAATCTGCGGCTTCTTGCCGAATTTTTTGGTGATCCACTCGATCGCCGGCTGCATCGGACGCGAGAAGAGCCACAGGCTCAACCCGAGGGCGAACATGTTCTTGGATCGATCGATCTCCTTGGTGTTCAGCCCCGAATCCTTCAGCGTCTCCCGCGTGAGGGTGGTCAGCGGCACCTGGATCAAGCGGTAGCCTTCGAGCGACCCGTTCTCGAGCGGATTCTCCTTCAGGCCGGCGAGTTCGAGATCGCGTTGCGTAAACGACTCGCTGTTGACGATCACGGTGCCGCCCGGCCGCATGCGCATCAGGTTGACGGAGAGCGCCGCCGGGTTCATCGCCACGAGGAGGTCGACCTCGTCACCGGGCGTCCGGATGCTCACCGAACCGAAATGGAGCTGGAATCCGCTGACGCCGTACGTCGTCCCGACGGGAGCGCGGATCTCGGCGGGGAAATCGGGAAGGGTTGCCAGGTCGTTCTGGGCGAACGCGGTGGCCAGGGTAAACTGGGAGCCGGTGAGCTGCATCCCGTCGCCGGAGTCGCCGGCAAAAAGGACGGTAGCCTCGGAGAGCGACTCGACGGTTTTCTCGGGAGAAGGAACGCTCATAGGTTACTGCGCGAATGGTTGAACGAGCGCGTACTGAGTGCAAAGGGTGTAGTACTGCAATGTCGTTACGAAGAGTACGGACACGGCAGCCTATTTGGTAGGTAACGCCAATAAAATCTCTGAATCTGCATCTAAGCTTCAAAAAGGGTACAGGCATCCCCTTCAGGATGCCCTGAACGCCGAGAACAAAGCCCTTCTCCTCGTCGTAGTGAAGCGAATGCGGCGCCGCGCCGGCGCCGGACCCTTCCCATTATCCGCCGCGCCATGACCCCATACCGGGCCACTACCGAAGGCATCGAGATCACGGTCCGCCCCGTCTATCTGGATCGGGAATCGGACATCATCTCCAAGCGATTCGTCTTCGCCTACTTCATCCGCATCGAGAACCATTCCCTCGAGGATGTACAACTGCTGCGCCGGCACTGGTTCATCCGTGAATCGAGCGGTCATGTGCAGGAGGTGGAAGGCGAGGGCGTCGTGGGCGAACAGCCGGTCCTCGAACCGGGCAAGGTACACGAGTACAACAGCTTCTGCGTGTTGACCTCGTTCGAAGGCACGATGGAGGGCACCTACCTCATGCAACGCGCCAGCGGCGAACGGTTTCGCGTCACGATCCCGATGTTCAATCTCCGCGCCGCGGCGAATTGAGCCCCCGGCTACATGCGCTGCACGCTGATGATGCAGTCAGCCGTTTTTAACTCGATCGCCGTGTTGTCATCCACCAGCCGGTACGCTTCGATCGCCGCCGGCAGCAGCTCGCGCGGCGTCTGCATCTGGAAAAGCGTATCAGCCACGACGTACCAGTCTTCGGTCGTCAAATGCACTTCCGCCTCCCCGTTCTCGGTCACGAACGGCGCGTAGTTGAGCACCTTTTTCAGGTGGTTGATGCCCTGTTTCTGGTGGAGCGATGGGTCCATGGCGGGTTGCAGGTTACAGGTTGCAGGTTTAATGTCCGGGTTGCACAACGGCTTCGGCTTGACGTTCCTCTGCTTGTTGTTCTTTTTGTATCTTGCCGGCGTCGCGCCTGAGATCCTTCGAGCCGGCCGTCTTCCAGAACCTGCCAACCTGAGATCCTTCGAGACGGCCGGCGTTCGCCGCAGCCTCTCAGGACAAGTCTGCCAACCTGTAACCTGCCAACCTGTAACCTTGTACCAATACCTCGACCTCCTCCGCCATGTAAAAGCGAACGGCGTCCGCAAGGAAGACCGGACGGGCACCGGAACGATCAGTGTCTTCGGGTACCAGATGCGGTTCGACCTCCAGGCCGGCTTCCCGCTCCTCACGACCAAAAAGGTGTTCTTCAAGGGACTGGCGTACGAGATGCTCTGGTTTCTGCAGGGTGCGACCAACATCCAGTACCTGACCGACCACGGCGTCACCATCTGGAACGAATGGGCCGACGCCGAGGGCAACCTGGGGCCGGTCTACGGCAAGCAGTGGCGCGCCTGGCGGGCGGCGGACGGGCGGGAGATCGACCAGATCGCCGGCGTCATCGACGCGATCCGGAAAAACCCGGACTCGCGCCGCATCATCGTCAATGCCTGGAATGTGGGCGAAATCGATCAGATGGCGCTGCCGCCCTGCCACATGTTCTACCAGTTTTATGTGGCGAATGGCCGGCTCTCGTGCTCCCTCTACATCCGCTCGAACGACCTCTTCCTGGGCGCCCCGTTCAACATCGCCGAGTACGCCCTGCTCACCCACATGATCGCCCAGCAGTGCGACCTCGACGTCGGCGAACTCGTCTACACCATCGGCGACGCCCACATCTATACGAACCATCTGGATCAGGTGGACGAGCAGCTCGCGCGCGAACCGTTACCGCTGCCGAAACTGGTCATCAAACGGAAACCGCCCTCGATCTTTGACTACCGGTACGAGGATTTCGAGGTCGTCGACTACCGCCACCACCCCCCCATCAAGGCCCCGGTGGCCGTCTAGCGCCCCCCGCCAACCCCGATCGACCCGTGCCCAGACCTGAAATCGTCCTGATCGCCGCCGTCGCCGAATCCAACCGGGTCATCGGCAAGGGGCTCGAATTGCCCTGGCACATCTCGGAGGACCTCAAGCACTTCAAGCAGCATACGCTGGGCAAGCCGCTGGTCATGGGCCGGCGGACCTTCGAGTCGCTCGTCCACCAGTTCAATGGCCCCCTCAAAAACCGCCGCAACATCGTGCTGACCTCCCGCGGCGCGATCGACGGGTTTCCGGACATCGAGACGTACCCGTCCGCCGAGGCCATGCTGACCGCGCTCAAGGCCGAGCCGGTCATCTATATCGGCGGCGGCGGCGACGTCTACGCCTACTTCCTCCCGATGGCCGACCGGCTGGAGCTCACGCTCGTGGAGGGCGACTACGCCGGCGATGCCTTCT
Above is a genomic segment from Rhodothermales bacterium containing:
- the apaG gene encoding Co2+/Mg2+ efflux protein ApaG; amino-acid sequence: MTPYRATTEGIEITVRPVYLDRESDIISKRFVFAYFIRIENHSLEDVQLLRRHWFIRESSGHVQEVEGEGVVGEQPVLEPGKVHEYNSFCVLTSFEGTMEGTYLMQRASGERFRVTIPMFNLRAAAN
- a CDS encoding thymidylate synthase, which encodes MYQYLDLLRHVKANGVRKEDRTGTGTISVFGYQMRFDLQAGFPLLTTKKVFFKGLAYEMLWFLQGATNIQYLTDHGVTIWNEWADAEGNLGPVYGKQWRAWRAADGREIDQIAGVIDAIRKNPDSRRIIVNAWNVGEIDQMALPPCHMFYQFYVANGRLSCSLYIRSNDLFLGAPFNIAEYALLTHMIAQQCDLDVGELVYTIGDAHIYTNHLDQVDEQLAREPLPLPKLVIKRKPPSIFDYRYEDFEVVDYRHHPPIKAPVAV
- a CDS encoding dihydrofolate reductase, which translates into the protein MPRPEIVLIAAVAESNRVIGKGLELPWHISEDLKHFKQHTLGKPLVMGRRTFESLVHQFNGPLKNRRNIVLTSRGAIDGFPDIETYPSAEAMLTALKAEPVIYIGGGGDVYAYFLPMADRLELTLVEGDYAGDAFFPPFEHLVGREFEIEEERPRDGYRFVTYRRIRG